The DNA segment TCTTAACCTAACAAAATTTTACTGGTAGGGGAAACTTCAAGGAAGTTTAGTTAACTGGTAAAAATTTGAATGATCTAGAAAAGGAGACTGAAAGCCTATTTGTAGCATTTACTGAGTTATAGAAAAAGTGTATTCTTGAAGAAAATGGGCTTTGACTGAGAGATATCTAAGAGTTTAAGAGCCAGATGTTAGAAAATGTTAGTCTTGCAAGTATAGTATGTTTGTTTAGTTTAAGTAATCCATAAAGAAATTATAATGGTAatcaaataacataaaattttaccaCTTTTTTAATGACATTAGCCCAGTGCTTAGTTTTTGTAATAGTTACTCTACCTTACTTATTTTCTTAAACCCATTCAAaagtcttaattaaaaaaaaatacatatctttcTTGAATCAAGCAATaaaacttctctctctccctgctctttttttttctttttttctctactccATTTCCTCAATCCTGGTGCATTGTCAATAACAATGACTAATTTGGGACTGTTGCACTAACACCAAAAGGAATATTTCAGACTCTGGTGTCtctatcttttttcttacatattttggatattaccccATTTATGGTTTACAAGTATTTTTCCCCAAGAATGTTctcttcattttaacttttttttatgcTATCTCTATGGTCATGTTTTCCAAAGAGATTTTTGCAGGAAGTTGATGAATGGCAGGATATTATACTGGAAACTCATCTTATGTAagttgaattttttcttctttcaatttccaaaacaaatagaataaaataatcataaatgtgGCTTCATGTAGATTTGAATGCTTGTCCTAATTTGATGTAGTTTAATACATATTATCATATCTAGTATAATTTATAATGGTATTAGTTTTTCTACAtgctttcacttattttattttgatgaaattcaaaactAAAAGTCGTGCTAGTAATTGATTGGCATTTCAGTATCTAtaccaacatatttttaaaaatcaaaattttacaatattgatCATAAATTAAGGAATAGTGTCCTTATTTCTATTATTCAATAATGTATACACACTCATGCCTTTGTATATATAGTAccataatttaattataaatgcTGACctctaataatattaaaataatcttaaCAATATTTGGTTTCTGCCATATTAGAtcattaaatatgaaaacaatgtcaatttattttattacttcatTATGTCCTAGTATGTGCCTAAATTTCCAACTTTTACTTTGAAAATGCTGATACAATATCACTTGTTTCATTATGTatggttatttatattttaaattaaaagttattatttgTCCTATAATATCATCACTTTCCTTgtgttttattctgaaatttttttttcctttttctattaaaTTCTGTTTGCTATTTGTATTGTGACATCGGCTTTCCTAGgtattttcaaattttgctttgctctaccaatatatttaatttttttcactcattatattttgtgtgtttcttcaaaaaaatacaatcatattttctttttaatttagtttgaTATTTGTACTAGGTGAGCTTAATCCATTCAAGTTTTGATAAAATTGACATACTGGTTTTCCATgatgttctttattattttttaaatatttctgtgttccttcttattttactttatttccagAAATTTACTCCTTGACTTCCATATTATTTTTGGTTTGAGGACTTCCTTTGATATTTTTGTACTACTAAAATCATATATGGTGTTAATTTGTTTCCTTTAAGTGGCAAAGTGTTTAATTATGGTTAAGTTTGAATTTGTAGTTTTCTCTCTACCCTCAGTATGCCAAATTATTCTAATTATGTAAAGTGAAAACAGTTCTGGAAAGAACTTCTATGTTGTGAAGTCTGCTTTCAGAAATTTCAGGTTTTGATTAATAATGCAACCACAGACATTTGTGAAGCCATTCCAAAAACATAAatcattttttgttattaaaaattattcagaaaatgaTTTTACAGTTTAGTATTCTATTTGTTTTGGTTCCCTTAGCTATTtgctttttgtaaaatatttcttcatagaATATCTACTACCTACAATAAAATATGAAGACAATATTAGCATACTTTTGATCTATGGATTTGACCACATTAAGAATCTCTGTTAACCTGATAATGTCTCAAGTATGTAGTGCAAACAGgacttatgatttttttccaacaagATTTTTTCAATAATATTGCTTATTCTTGCTGAAAAAAATATGCTCAGATTAATATATCTTATACTATTGTGTTTTAATTAGTGATACATgttgttactttttcttttttgacaaagTTAAAGGAGGAGATTCTTCACTCAGCATGGACAGGGAGAACTGGACCATGGTGACTGAGATTACTCTTACAGGAATACCATCCACTGGAGCTCTTGGGAGCTTCttcgttttgatttttttattggccTACTTGGTGACAGTCCTTGGAAACACCCTCATCATTATCCTGATTCTTGTAGATTATAAGCTTCACtcacccatgtatttcttcctcagcAATCTCTCTTTCAGTGAAATATTAACCACGACCTGTGTGGTTCCCACAATGCTGAGAGGCTTCCTGCTGGAGAGGAAAAGCATCTCATTTAATGGATGCTTCACTCAGtcctttttctacttcctttctggATGCACTGAGTTTATCCTTTTTGCTGtcatgtcctatgaccgctatgtgtcCATTTGCAACCCCCTTCAGTACCCTATGATTATGACTAGCTCTCTCTGTGTTCATCTTGTCATTCTTTCCTGGGTGGGTGGCTTTCTCCTGATCCTCCCATCCACTGTCCTTAAGGCAGGACTGCCATACTGTGGCCCCAATGTGATTGATCACTTTTTCTGTGACAGTGCCCCTCTCCTCCACTTGGCCTGTGCTGACATCCGTTTCATAGAGCTGTTGGACTTCCTAAGCTCCCTGGTCCTGCTCATcagctccctctccctcacaGTGGTCTCCTATGTTTACATCATCTCCACCATTCTGAAGATACCCTCAGGCCAAGGTCAACGCAAAGCCTTTGCTACCTGTGCCTCTCACTTCACTGTGGTCTCTATGGGCTATGGAATCTCCATCTTTGTCTATGTCCGCCCCTCACAGAAGAGCAGCCTGCACCTCAACAAGATCCTCTTCATCCTCTCCAGTGTCATCACACCACTCCTGAATCCCTTCATCTTCAGTTTACGAAATGAAACCATGAAAGCTGCTCTGAAGGACACCTTGACCAAAGGTCAGAACTTTCTTAAGGAAATAAGATTCCAGTGATAGCATTATGAGACTCAGTCCAAACCTGAGTATTTTTATGTACTGCCATTATTAATTCAGAAATTAttactagaaaaggaagaagttattgttatttatgcttttttattatttgtaatcaTAATGACATAGGGAAGCCAGATAcatgtacatattatttttaagatgattaataaatattaaaaaaagtaatttggtAGTGGAAGTAATGTACCTTGTAATTAATACTTTATGTAGTACTTTATAAGTGTACCGATGGCAGTAATGTTGCTTAAGGATGGTTAAAGTAATAGTAGTATAGCAATGATGGCCtacatgtgtgtatattctttgagtttatattttactaataaaaaagaaactgtcaacaatataggaaacactgacacactcacacacacacaatggataAAAATCATCAAATACTAAATGCTAGGGGATTTAAACTTCTATGTAACCTAGTACtgacaaatatttagaaaaatatttctattaatcattttagttttatttatatatcactCTTTTCCATagatttataatttccatttttatttatatcagttcAAGCATTTTCTTCTATATGAAATTCATGTTTTTCCCAATGAGAAAGATTTCTTTCCCCAATGAACTTAATATGTATTTCAACTAGAAAAGGATGATTACTTCAGAGAGGTGAGATAATGAACAAcacatatattacataaatatatctatcattgtttttttgaattttattgtacTATAAGGGTAGTAATTCATTTATTGTAATCTTTCCCAAACAAATGATTATCCATGTCAGGAAAACATTGACTTTCTTATAAAAGACTAACATCAGCACTAGACAATAATTCATGTGAAAACAACTggtgtctagattttttttaaatttgcatttttcatcttttttggcaTGAGAATTTCTTCAGAACTCTTTTAACTTTTTCCACATGTTTGCAACACAGTCAAATCCACTTCCTGAATTTTATGTTTACAGAAATCAGTGAAAAGAGATTGATTCACTTCAAATTTGAGATATCCTAgggatataatttattttctggctttagctgtgtgatctttgcAGGATCAGTCAAATGTAGCCAGTATTTTCGTGTTATGACAAGTATCTGTGTCCTCTTGAGAGACTTTAAGTTCCAGCATAAGAGTTTTACTCAGAGTGAGTAAAATAGATGGACATGAAAGATTGCCTCTTATTAGCCTTCATATCCTGATTTTTGGTATTATCACATAAACAGCCATATATGTTATCTAACATTTGCACAATAGATAGGTTAGTGTTTAATTTATACCAAAATTTGGTCCATTTTAAGAATGAAATGGAGTGCCATAGATCCTGGGAATGGAGAGTTATAAAGTAGACTTTACTATTCATATCTGGTCTTTGTCACATGTCAATGAGATAATGCAAAGCTGATAGGAATAAAGTGGGAAGATTGAATGGTTAATTGAAAAATCCCATTAGGTTAGTAAATACAGAAAGGAATTTTTGAAGGAGTTTGGGAGGCTGTTGTAA comes from the Phacochoerus africanus isolate WHEZ1 chromosome 4, ROS_Pafr_v1, whole genome shotgun sequence genome and includes:
- the LOC125124578 gene encoding olfactory receptor 6M1-like, whose translation is MDRENWTMVTEITLTGIPSTGALGSFFVLIFLLAYLVTVLGNTLIIILILVDYKLHSPMYFFLSNLSFSEILTTTCVVPTMLRGFLLERKSISFNGCFTQSFFYFLSGCTEFILFAVMSYDRYVSICNPLQYPMIMTSSLCVHLVILSWVGGFLLILPSTVLKAGLPYCGPNVIDHFFCDSAPLLHLACADIRFIELLDFLSSLVLLISSLSLTVVSYVYIISTILKIPSGQGQRKAFATCASHFTVVSMGYGISIFVYVRPSQKSSLHLNKILFILSSVITPLLNPFIFSLRNETMKAALKDTLTKGQNFLKEIRFQ